Proteins co-encoded in one Cytophaga hutchinsonii ATCC 33406 genomic window:
- a CDS encoding Eco57I restriction-modification methylase domain-containing protein, translated as MKDQVSLNKRIEQFLLENKLSEKTLSPEEIEFIQTYEGSGGQASKGATGEGLLHEFYTPDYVVELLWELAKRFGYDGGNILEPSIATGRMLKYAPKEATCVGFEINAVSAEIARLTYPNAIIHKGFFETAFLEAPRFTKRIQKGITWIKEYPFSLVIGNPPYGKYKNAYSSYFPSPAMAQIEMFFIYYGLLLLKSGGLLIYVISSNFLRNGNTYDKAKLEIEKIAVIEDAYRLPPVFKSSQVPVDIIVLRKK; from the coding sequence ATGAAAGATCAAGTTTCTTTAAATAAACGTATTGAACAATTTCTTTTAGAAAATAAACTTTCTGAAAAGACATTAAGTCCTGAAGAAATTGAATTCATTCAAACTTATGAAGGTTCAGGAGGACAAGCATCTAAAGGGGCAACAGGTGAAGGTCTTTTACATGAATTCTATACACCGGATTATGTAGTAGAACTGCTCTGGGAACTTGCCAAAAGATTTGGCTATGATGGAGGAAATATTCTGGAGCCCTCTATTGCAACGGGCAGAATGCTGAAGTACGCTCCCAAAGAGGCTACATGTGTAGGATTTGAAATTAATGCGGTATCAGCGGAAATTGCAAGGCTCACCTATCCAAACGCAATCATTCATAAAGGCTTCTTTGAAACAGCATTTCTTGAAGCACCTCGATTTACTAAGCGCATTCAGAAAGGAATTACATGGATCAAAGAATATCCCTTTAGCCTTGTAATTGGAAACCCGCCTTACGGAAAATACAAGAATGCTTACAGCTCTTATTTTCCAAGTCCTGCAATGGCCCAGATTGAGATGTTCTTTATCTACTACGGACTTTTACTATTAAAGTCAGGCGGGCTTTTGATATATGTAATCTCATCAAATTTCCTTCGAAATGGAAATACCTATGATAAGGCTAAGCTGGAGATTGAAAAGATAGCTGTTATAGAAGATGCTTACCGCTTGCCTCCTGTTTTTAAGTCCTCACAGGTTCCGGTAGATATTATTGTTTTACGAAAAAAGTAA
- a CDS encoding glycoside hydrolase family 73 protein, whose product MTREEYIEKFKAIVIDSVSGTGLFPSVMMAQAILESSNKYGQPGASMLAKEFNNHFGVKADRSWKGKKVNLKTREVIKNSSVMIGDFFRVYDHAANSFKDRNTFLLKNPTYTKAGVFLSQTPEAQAEALQRAGYATDPKYANLIKALIKMYNLKELDEIARKNDSSSMVA is encoded by the coding sequence ATGACAAGAGAAGAATACATTGAAAAATTTAAAGCTATAGTTATTGATTCAGTATCAGGAACAGGACTGTTCCCATCGGTTATGATGGCGCAGGCAATCTTGGAAAGTTCAAATAAGTACGGTCAGCCAGGTGCCAGTATGCTCGCAAAGGAATTCAACAACCACTTTGGTGTAAAGGCGGATAGAAGCTGGAAAGGTAAAAAGGTAAACTTAAAGACCCGTGAAGTTATTAAAAATAGCAGTGTAATGATTGGCGACTTTTTCCGAGTGTACGATCATGCTGCAAACTCCTTCAAAGACCGTAATACATTTCTTTTAAAAAATCCTACTTACACAAAAGCAGGTGTATTCCTGTCTCAAACACCCGAAGCACAAGCTGAAGCTTTACAGCGTGCAGGCTATGCTACTGATCCAAAATATGCAAACCTTATTAAGGCGCTCATTAAAATGTATAATCTGAAGGAGCTCGATGAGATAGCAAGAAAAAACGACTCATCCTCCATGGTAGCTTAA
- a CDS encoding peptidoglycan-binding domain-containing protein — MPIRKRPQQKRKAKSSITPERAFLYGVGVLAIGGAVYFTGKQLLQKKQNYVNASDTNLTISVADSTAPVKRLASASDSFPLKLGSRGSRVTQLQQALQNVLGAKVLEQYTKIDGIFGSGTQKALKAAGLPVTVNEDTFNSIAAKDRFIPLPVQTPQSLGSKLYIYATGKNFDGVMTVLQQLNTTADYSAANSSFVGSQIFSVSKSIVTYLLDEAFPNNQFAKDQIKAEFKRIGLKQDTAGKWSLSGFSGYNDLITIIDTYVLAPNGNRISVNRNTILGEQTSIKNGMTAFRSIDGGQFSVPTGHVKYV, encoded by the coding sequence ATGCCAATACGAAAAAGACCACAGCAAAAACGAAAAGCCAAATCCAGCATAACTCCTGAAAGAGCATTTCTGTATGGCGTAGGTGTACTGGCTATTGGCGGAGCTGTATACTTTACCGGAAAGCAACTCTTGCAAAAAAAGCAAAATTATGTCAATGCAAGTGATACGAATCTAACCATTAGTGTTGCAGACAGTACTGCACCAGTAAAACGATTAGCCAGTGCTTCGGATTCTTTTCCTTTGAAGCTTGGAAGCAGGGGTTCACGGGTAACGCAATTGCAACAGGCATTGCAAAATGTTTTAGGCGCAAAAGTACTGGAACAATACACAAAGATTGACGGCATATTTGGAAGCGGAACTCAAAAAGCATTGAAAGCTGCAGGCTTGCCTGTTACTGTGAACGAAGACACATTTAATAGCATAGCAGCTAAAGACCGCTTTATACCATTGCCTGTACAGACTCCACAGAGCCTTGGCAGCAAGCTTTACATCTATGCAACAGGGAAAAACTTTGATGGCGTGATGACAGTATTGCAGCAGTTAAATACAACTGCCGATTACTCCGCTGCTAACAGCTCTTTTGTAGGCTCTCAGATCTTTTCTGTATCAAAGTCTATTGTCACGTATCTGCTGGATGAAGCGTTCCCGAATAATCAATTCGCAAAAGATCAGATCAAAGCTGAGTTTAAACGCATTGGCTTAAAGCAGGATACCGCAGGTAAATGGAGCCTTTCTGGTTTCAGCGGGTATAATGATTTGATAACAATAATTGATACCTATGTGCTTGCTCCAAACGGCAATCGTATTTCTGTGAATCGCAATACCATACTCGGAGAACAGACAAGCATCAAAAATGGCATGACAGCATTCCGATCTATAGATGGCGGTCAATTCAGTGTTCCAACCGGACATGTAAAATATGTTTAA
- a CDS encoding LEA type 2 family protein yields the protein MIKGKHVLFGMLGTAGLAGAAYLFNLSRLSAELEVENKAAIHKVTLSGLTIRIDVTLKNPTGGSINVKYPFVKLLYSDTTLGSSEVKDQNFDLAKFAKQILDPIYINLSFMSLASSVPALLKEYRSTGKFDLIIKIVSTLNDTIPFSKTQNISIGSQKQVT from the coding sequence ATGATTAAGGGCAAGCATGTACTCTTTGGTATGCTTGGAACAGCAGGTCTTGCAGGCGCAGCATACTTATTCAATCTAAGCAGGCTTTCAGCAGAACTGGAAGTAGAAAATAAAGCAGCTATTCATAAGGTGACATTAAGCGGACTTACTATCCGTATTGATGTAACCTTAAAAAATCCAACAGGCGGAAGCATTAATGTAAAGTATCCGTTTGTAAAACTGCTATACAGCGATACTACGCTTGGCAGCTCGGAGGTAAAAGACCAAAACTTTGATCTGGCAAAATTTGCAAAACAAATACTTGATCCTATTTACATCAATTTATCATTCATGAGCCTTGCAAGCAGTGTTCCAGCCTTGCTTAAAGAATACCGAAGTACAGGAAAGTTTGACCTGATCATAAAGATAGTAAGCACACTAAATGATACAATACCATTTTCAAAAACACAAAATATTAGCATTGGCTCTCAAAAACAGGTTACCTGA
- a CDS encoding helix-turn-helix domain-containing protein, with translation MKIIKLRNNSPEFNYKMIVLARESRGIGQRELATLVETDQGNLSRIEKGAQTPVKDMIERISKALDYPVSFFRLQHSVYDFSKSYYRRKLKMPKKEIELSEAKINISKINIETLIRAVELPEPNYPTFDLSKDLSASACAIQLRKYWKLPHGRVENFTKVLEDNGVLVANIDFAGIEVDGHAILTENNLPIIFINKNITADRYRLTLAHELGHLCLHVGREIAEDRDVEQEAFMFAAELLTPEVEIAPDLCEVSIEKLKELKKYWKVSMGSLLKRAHVLKGVSDNQYKYLWQQMGNMGYKTVEPKELEFEKEKPKLLKEIIDAHLEELQYSEDELSELLGLKIQEFAKSYAPARPRLRVSKGKAR, from the coding sequence ATGAAAATTATCAAGCTTCGGAATAACAGTCCTGAATTCAATTATAAGATGATCGTCCTTGCAAGGGAATCCAGAGGCATTGGGCAGCGTGAGCTGGCTACACTGGTAGAAACCGATCAGGGTAATCTTTCCCGTATTGAGAAAGGCGCACAAACTCCTGTTAAAGATATGATCGAACGCATTAGTAAGGCACTCGATTATCCGGTAAGCTTTTTCAGGCTTCAGCATTCAGTGTATGATTTTTCAAAATCGTATTACAGACGCAAGCTTAAAATGCCTAAAAAGGAAATTGAATTGTCAGAAGCAAAGATCAATATTTCAAAAATCAATATTGAAACACTGATCCGTGCCGTAGAGCTTCCTGAACCCAATTACCCAACCTTTGATCTTTCAAAAGACCTGAGTGCTTCAGCCTGCGCTATACAGCTTCGTAAATACTGGAAACTTCCGCATGGCAGAGTCGAGAATTTTACAAAGGTTCTTGAAGATAATGGCGTACTGGTTGCGAACATTGACTTTGCAGGTATTGAAGTAGATGGGCATGCGATCCTTACCGAAAATAATCTGCCGATAATCTTTATCAATAAAAACATTACAGCAGATCGCTATCGACTAACGCTTGCGCATGAGCTTGGCCATTTGTGCCTGCATGTAGGAAGAGAGATAGCAGAAGATCGTGATGTGGAGCAGGAAGCATTTATGTTTGCAGCCGAACTACTAACACCTGAAGTAGAAATTGCTCCGGATCTCTGTGAAGTGAGTATTGAAAAGCTAAAGGAGCTAAAAAAATACTGGAAGGTTTCCATGGGATCACTTCTTAAGCGAGCGCACGTACTTAAAGGCGTTAGCGATAATCAGTATAAGTATCTTTGGCAGCAAATGGGTAATATGGGATACAAAACCGTTGAACCCAAAGAGCTTGAATTTGAAAAGGAAAAGCCAAAGCTTTTAAAAGAAATTATTGATGCACATCTTGAAGAGCTTCAATATAGCGAAGATGAGCTTTCTGAACTCTTAGGATTAAAGATCCAGGAGTTTGCTAAAAGCTATGCTCCAGCAAGACCAAGACTGAGAGTATCTAAAGGCAAAGCCCGTTAA
- a CDS encoding LexA family protein — translation MIELYQIDSSTATLIPFISDKLVCGFPSPATDYLDLSIDLNRELITNPNATFCGRVKGNSMIDAGIEEGDVLIIDRSKELTDNSIAVCFLDGEFTVKRVKVYKSKKEIHLMPSNKNFKPIIVTPDNEFTIWGIVVYTIKKNY, via the coding sequence ATGATTGAGCTGTATCAAATTGATTCTTCTACTGCTACACTGATTCCATTTATTTCAGATAAGCTGGTTTGTGGTTTCCCTTCGCCAGCTACAGATTACCTTGATCTATCCATTGATTTAAATAGAGAGCTTATTACTAATCCGAATGCTACTTTTTGCGGAAGGGTAAAAGGAAACAGCATGATTGATGCCGGAATTGAGGAAGGAGATGTATTGATCATTGATCGTTCAAAAGAGCTTACCGATAACAGCATAGCGGTTTGTTTTTTAGATGGCGAGTTTACCGTTAAGCGGGTGAAGGTTTATAAGTCTAAAAAAGAAATTCATTTGATGCCTTCTAATAAAAATTTCAAACCCATTATTGTTACTCCCGATAATGAATTTACAATATGGGGTATTGTAGTATACACAATTAAAAAAAATTATTGA
- a CDS encoding Y-family DNA polymerase, giving the protein MYALIDCNNFYASCERVFNPSLNGKPIVVLSNNDGCVIARSNEAKALGIDMGGAYFMIEEALKKHNVFVFSSNYTLYGDMSQRVMNTLAEFTPEIEVYSIDESFLNFEGFELLGDLKIYGTTIRNTVFRNTGIPVSIGIAPTKALAKLSNRIAKKNKEYNHVCVLDSQEKIMAALKITTVDNIWGIGRAYHNFLLNHGIQTTYDFVQQPEEWVRKNMSVVGLRLHKELKGEKCLELELVAMAKQNICTSRSFGRYLTDIDPIKEAMSNFASRCALKLRKDKSVCTLVQILLHTNKHKPDQPQYFVNKVITLPVPTNSTIELIQASLRALDLVYKPGYRYMKCGVIVSGIVPEDRVQQNLFDTVDRSKHNKVTTIMDKLNKSLGADFVKVGSLGVTKQWHLKAEKLSQCYSTRWDEIIVIK; this is encoded by the coding sequence ATGTATGCATTAATTGACTGCAATAATTTCTACGCAAGCTGTGAAAGAGTATTCAATCCTTCACTGAACGGAAAGCCCATAGTCGTATTAAGTAATAACGATGGCTGTGTGATTGCAAGAAGCAACGAAGCAAAGGCTCTGGGCATTGACATGGGAGGAGCGTATTTTATGATTGAAGAAGCATTAAAAAAACATAATGTATTTGTGTTCTCTTCTAATTATACTTTGTACGGTGATATGTCACAACGGGTAATGAATACATTGGCTGAATTTACACCCGAGATTGAAGTATACAGTATCGACGAATCTTTTCTAAACTTTGAAGGCTTTGAATTGCTTGGGGATTTAAAGATTTATGGTACAACAATCCGTAATACAGTTTTTCGCAATACAGGTATTCCGGTATCAATAGGCATTGCCCCTACAAAAGCTCTTGCCAAATTATCCAATAGGATCGCAAAGAAGAATAAGGAATATAATCATGTTTGTGTGCTTGATTCACAGGAGAAAATAATGGCAGCCTTAAAGATTACAACTGTAGATAATATCTGGGGAATAGGTCGTGCATATCATAATTTTCTTTTGAATCATGGAATACAAACTACTTATGATTTTGTTCAGCAGCCCGAAGAGTGGGTTAGAAAAAATATGTCAGTGGTCGGATTAAGACTTCACAAGGAATTGAAGGGTGAAAAATGCCTAGAGCTAGAGTTAGTAGCTATGGCAAAACAGAATATTTGTACTTCCAGAAGCTTTGGCAGATACTTAACGGATATTGACCCAATAAAAGAAGCAATGAGCAATTTTGCATCACGCTGCGCTTTAAAGCTTAGAAAAGATAAGTCTGTATGCACGTTGGTACAAATCCTATTACATACCAATAAGCATAAGCCTGATCAGCCACAATATTTTGTTAATAAAGTAATCACATTGCCTGTGCCAACTAATAGCACCATCGAACTTATACAGGCATCATTGCGCGCATTGGATTTGGTTTATAAACCAGGATACAGATATATGAAATGCGGAGTGATCGTGTCAGGTATTGTTCCGGAAGATCGTGTTCAACAAAATCTTTTCGATACAGTAGATAGAAGCAAGCACAACAAGGTTACTACGATCATGGACAAGTTAAATAAGTCCTTAGGTGCAGATTTTGTAAAAGTAGGATCGTTAGGTGTTACAAAGCAATGGCATCTTAAGGCTGAAAAATTGAGTCAATGCTACAGCACAAGGTGGGATGAGATAATTGTAATTAAGTAA
- the radC gene encoding RadC family protein produces MEQYIIPPPTKLSWTEEERPREKLLSKGIAALSDAELIAILLGSGTVNLRAVDLAKHILQDNNQSLYTLGRLSVRDLQKTKGIGKAKAIILVSAFELGRRRKNTNVEIKPQVKSSEDVYNYIQADLADLMHEEFWILLLNCDNRIEKKIRISTGGVSATIVDPKLIYKYALENLASYIILIHNHPSGNTKPSQSDYNLTKKLCEAGAFLETPVLDHVIICNHTWYSFADEGKI; encoded by the coding sequence ATGGAGCAATATATAATACCACCGCCCACAAAACTATCCTGGACAGAAGAAGAACGTCCAAGAGAAAAACTTTTATCAAAAGGAATCGCAGCACTTAGCGATGCCGAACTTATTGCCATCTTGCTGGGATCCGGCACCGTCAATCTAAGAGCTGTTGATCTTGCCAAACATATCCTTCAAGATAACAACCAGAGTCTGTATACATTGGGCCGACTAAGTGTAAGGGATCTACAGAAAACCAAGGGGATTGGAAAAGCTAAAGCTATTATTTTGGTTAGTGCGTTTGAATTGGGTCGACGACGAAAAAATACAAATGTGGAGATAAAACCGCAGGTAAAGTCATCTGAAGATGTATATAATTATATTCAGGCGGATCTCGCCGACCTGATGCATGAAGAGTTTTGGATTTTATTATTGAACTGTGACAACCGTATCGAAAAGAAAATACGCATAAGTACAGGTGGCGTTTCCGCAACAATAGTTGATCCTAAGCTCATTTACAAATATGCATTAGAAAATCTGGCTTCTTATATTATCTTAATACATAACCATCCTTCAGGAAATACTAAACCTAGTCAGTCAGATTACAATTTAACTAAAAAGTTATGTGAAGCAGGCGCATTTCTAGAAACACCTGTATTGGATCATGTGATAATTTGCAATCATACATGGTATAGTTTTGCAGATGAAGGAAAAATATAA
- a CDS encoding helix-turn-helix domain-containing protein yields MTDEDKELEGFYKKVGKKLTDLRKAAGYTNQESFAHDAGIARGQYGRYENGSNITIGKLYKILKYHKISFEDFFNQGFK; encoded by the coding sequence ATGACAGATGAAGATAAAGAACTTGAAGGTTTTTATAAGAAAGTTGGCAAAAAGCTTACTGATTTAAGAAAAGCAGCTGGATACACTAATCAGGAAAGTTTTGCTCACGATGCTGGAATCGCAAGAGGCCAATATGGTAGATATGAGAATGGATCAAATATTACTATTGGCAAACTTTACAAAATTTTAAAATATCATAAGATAAGTTTTGAAGATTTTTTTAATCAAGGTTTTAAATAG
- a CDS encoding ATP-binding protein, which yields MKINLKQAVKLFFANPSLELVFIEAIANSMDANATKIDIDISIDKFANQDTLKISFKDNGDGFTDERFLKFCELLKVEEETHKGIGRLVFLSYFKSVDVSSKYNNKHRTFNFSTDFDEKSIVNDITDNTKETILTFNNYYLKKISSHKFLSPPDLIKRIKEEFYPKLYSKKQEGKEFEISISLDVQNPEPKYDFISETKKLNVSELGDLKVEPIDASIIEMFKDMNVHYSIIQRENEKTIITALCIDERSFKLDIITDENIPLGYEVIFLLYSSIFVGQVDPSRQSLTINEQILKPLISLFRTKVTEILLREIPIIQERNNITKESLINHYPHLLGYFEEDTIGFIKRDESIKKAQDKFFKAQKEVLDAPNNLSEDIYEKSLELSSRALTEYILYRQIIINKLKLIDKKSSEPDIHNLIIPMRKKLYKSNFMSDLYSNNAWLLDDKYMTYNTILSDKIMSDVIKEITKDETVETDTTEPDIALIFSNDPNTSEKVDVVIVELKKKNLNLSDNVTAIVQLQQRATKLMKYYPNKIQRIWFYAIVEFNDDVILYLKNNGFTELFSIDSVYYNEFNIQLDLKSSDRYPIGLYIMSINSLINDADVRNSTFLRVLKESFKSSNQS from the coding sequence ATGAAAATTAATTTAAAGCAAGCCGTAAAGTTATTTTTTGCAAACCCTTCATTAGAATTAGTTTTTATAGAAGCCATTGCTAATTCTATGGATGCAAATGCTACTAAAATTGACATTGACATTTCAATTGATAAATTTGCTAATCAAGATACACTGAAAATATCTTTTAAAGATAATGGTGATGGATTTACAGATGAGCGTTTTTTGAAATTCTGTGAATTGCTCAAAGTAGAAGAAGAAACACATAAAGGCATCGGAAGGCTTGTTTTTTTAAGCTATTTTAAAAGTGTTGATGTGTCAAGTAAATATAATAACAAGCATAGAACATTTAATTTTTCTACTGACTTTGATGAAAAATCAATAGTTAACGATATAACTGATAATACAAAGGAGACTATATTAACATTCAATAATTATTATTTAAAGAAAATTAGTTCGCATAAATTTTTAAGCCCTCCAGATTTAATAAAAAGAATAAAGGAGGAGTTTTACCCAAAATTATATTCTAAAAAGCAAGAAGGGAAAGAATTTGAAATATCAATTTCTCTTGATGTTCAAAACCCTGAGCCGAAATATGATTTTATTTCTGAAACAAAAAAACTCAATGTCTCTGAACTTGGCGATTTAAAAGTGGAACCAATAGACGCCTCAATTATTGAGATGTTTAAAGATATGAATGTTCATTATTCTATAATTCAACGGGAAAATGAAAAAACAATTATAACTGCCCTATGCATTGATGAACGCTCATTTAAACTTGATATAATTACAGATGAAAATATTCCATTAGGTTATGAGGTTATATTTCTTCTGTACTCTTCAATTTTTGTTGGGCAAGTAGATCCTTCGCGACAATCATTGACAATTAATGAGCAAATATTAAAACCTTTAATTTCATTATTTAGAACTAAAGTTACTGAAATACTTTTGAGAGAGATACCAATTATTCAGGAACGAAATAATATTACTAAAGAAAGCCTCATTAATCATTACCCACACTTGCTTGGATATTTTGAAGAAGATACAATTGGTTTTATAAAGAGGGATGAATCAATAAAAAAAGCACAGGATAAATTTTTCAAGGCACAAAAAGAAGTATTAGACGCTCCTAATAATTTATCAGAAGATATATATGAAAAATCATTAGAGCTTTCGTCAAGAGCATTAACTGAATATATTTTATATCGACAAATCATTATTAATAAATTAAAATTAATTGACAAAAAAAGTAGTGAGCCAGATATTCATAATCTAATTATTCCGATGAGAAAGAAGCTATATAAATCCAATTTTATGTCGGATTTATATAGTAATAATGCGTGGCTGTTGGATGATAAATATATGACATATAACACTATTTTAAGTGATAAAATCATGTCAGATGTTATCAAAGAAATTACTAAAGATGAAACAGTAGAAACTGATACTACAGAACCTGATATTGCACTAATTTTTTCAAATGATCCAAATACTTCCGAAAAGGTAGATGTGGTTATTGTTGAATTAAAAAAGAAAAATTTGAATTTGTCTGATAACGTAACAGCTATTGTGCAGTTACAGCAAAGAGCCACCAAATTAATGAAATATTATCCTAATAAAATTCAACGAATTTGGTTTTATGCAATAGTTGAGTTTAATGATGATGTTATACTTTATTTAAAAAATAATGGATTTACAGAATTGTTTTCTATAGATTC